The following coding sequences are from one Bradyrhizobium sp. 200 window:
- a CDS encoding branched-chain amino acid ABC transporter permease, with the protein MTADIAAILAIDGIATGAVYALVAIGTVLIFTVTRVIFIPFGDIAAFTALTLAALDAKQLPGTVGLVVVLACMACTMEVVSLARAGELRAVPKAVLGYLVLPLIVVGIVWLTMRFNPPMPVRIVLALLLIMPISPLLDRIVFRPIADASVLLLLTVSVALHFALVGLGLLFFGPEGVRTEPLTSMAIDIAGVHVSGQTVLILAAALVFSGLLFLFFDFTLIGKALRATALNRTGARLMGIRPARAGTIAYLLGSLMAGVSGILIAPVNTIFYDSGFLLGLKAFVGAIVGGMASYPGAALGAFGVGIIESFASFQSSTLKDVIVFSLLIPVLLWRSLASQHSEEEVEE; encoded by the coding sequence ATGACGGCAGACATCGCAGCGATCCTTGCGATCGACGGAATAGCCACCGGGGCGGTCTACGCCCTGGTGGCGATCGGAACCGTGCTGATCTTCACCGTGACACGGGTGATCTTCATTCCGTTCGGCGACATCGCAGCCTTTACCGCGCTGACGCTGGCGGCGCTCGATGCCAAACAGCTTCCCGGAACGGTCGGGCTGGTTGTCGTGCTGGCGTGCATGGCCTGCACGATGGAAGTCGTCTCGCTGGCACGCGCCGGCGAGCTTCGCGCGGTGCCGAAGGCCGTCCTCGGCTATCTCGTACTTCCGTTGATTGTCGTCGGGATCGTCTGGCTGACGATGCGCTTCAACCCGCCGATGCCGGTCCGGATCGTGCTGGCGCTGCTCCTGATCATGCCGATCTCGCCGCTGTTGGACCGGATCGTATTCCGCCCAATCGCGGACGCCTCGGTTCTGTTGTTGCTGACGGTCTCGGTCGCGCTGCACTTCGCGCTGGTCGGACTTGGCCTGCTGTTCTTCGGCCCTGAAGGCGTTCGGACCGAGCCGCTGACGTCGATGGCGATCGATATCGCCGGCGTGCACGTTTCCGGACAGACGGTGCTGATCCTGGCGGCGGCGCTCGTGTTCAGCGGTTTGCTGTTTCTGTTCTTCGACTTCACGCTGATCGGCAAGGCGCTGCGCGCGACCGCCCTGAACCGGACCGGCGCCCGGCTGATGGGAATCCGCCCGGCGCGCGCCGGGACCATCGCCTACCTGCTTGGATCATTGATGGCCGGCGTCTCCGGCATCCTGATCGCGCCTGTGAACACCATCTTCTACGATTCCGGATTCCTGCTCGGCCTGAAAGCCTTTGTCGGCGCCATCGTCGGCGGCATGGCCAGCTACCCCGGCGCGGCGCTCGGCGCGTTCGGCGTCGGCATTATCGAGAGCTTCGCCTCATTCCAGAGCAGCACCTTGAAGGACGTCATCGTCTTCTCGCTGCTGATCCCCGTCCTGCTCTGGCGCTCGCTCGCCTCGCAGCATTCCGAAGAGGAAGTCGAGGAATGA
- a CDS encoding 3-hydroxybutyryl-CoA dehydrogenase, whose protein sequence is MKPVIGCLGAGRMGRGIAVVFAFAGHQVVVVDFKEREASAFDALAVEAMAEIRSTLEILSRIGLLPPELVPTIAGRITIVPRQEAAAALPRCDVIFEGMPEILSLKQAALAEASRLAGEGPIIASTTSTILVDDLAGSIEHPGRFLNAHWLNPAYLVPLIELSPGRLTAPEVTERMRALLEGIGKVPVVCAARPGFIVPRIQSLAMNEAARMVEEGVASAEDIDKAVIYGFGFRFAVLGLLEFIDWGGGDILHHASRYLVEALGDSRYAAPDIIATNMREGRIGMKTGQGFMNYEGVDQAAYREQRLAAFAAALRAMGLAREPVA, encoded by the coding sequence ATGAAACCAGTCATCGGATGTCTCGGTGCCGGACGAATGGGCCGCGGGATTGCGGTCGTATTCGCGTTCGCCGGCCATCAGGTTGTCGTCGTCGACTTCAAGGAACGGGAAGCTTCTGCATTCGACGCGCTGGCCGTCGAGGCGATGGCTGAGATCCGCTCGACGCTCGAAATTCTCTCGCGCATCGGTCTGCTCCCGCCAGAGCTTGTGCCTACAATCGCGGGACGCATCACGATCGTGCCTCGGCAGGAGGCGGCTGCGGCGCTGCCGCGCTGCGATGTCATCTTCGAAGGAATGCCGGAGATCCTCAGCTTGAAGCAGGCGGCGCTGGCCGAAGCTTCGCGGCTGGCGGGTGAAGGCCCGATCATCGCCTCGACGACATCGACGATACTGGTCGACGATCTCGCGGGATCGATCGAACATCCCGGCCGCTTCCTCAATGCGCACTGGCTCAATCCGGCCTATCTGGTGCCGCTGATCGAATTGTCGCCGGGACGGCTCACCGCGCCGGAGGTCACGGAGCGGATGAGGGCGCTGCTCGAAGGAATTGGCAAGGTGCCGGTCGTCTGCGCGGCGCGGCCGGGCTTCATCGTTCCCAGAATCCAGTCGCTGGCGATGAACGAGGCCGCCCGCATGGTGGAGGAGGGTGTCGCCTCGGCGGAGGATATCGACAAGGCCGTCATCTACGGCTTCGGATTCCGCTTCGCGGTGCTTGGCTTGCTCGAGTTCATCGACTGGGGCGGCGGCGATATCCTGCATCACGCCAGCCGCTATCTGGTCGAAGCGCTCGGCGACAGCCGTTACGCCGCACCTGACATCATCGCGACGAACATGCGCGAAGGGCGGATCGGCATGAAGACCGGGCAGGGATTCATGAACTATGAAGGCGTCGACCAGGCCGCCTATCGCGAGCAGCGGCTTGCGGCCTTTGCTGCGGCGCTGCGGGCCATGGGTCTCGCGCGCGAACCCGTCGCTTGA
- a CDS encoding ABC transporter ATP-binding protein, protein MTQMFSIEDVSVAYGKVEAVRNVSLSVAQGQIVTVIGPNGAGKTTLLMAAIGLLKSTGRMVFQGADLARIDVEGRVERGLCLVPEKRELFADMSVADNLLLGTYSLRDRSTTRKSLDDVFDRFPRLKERSKQAAGTLSGGERQMLALGRALMAKPKLLVLDEPSLGLAPLIVREIFRTIASLRSLGVSVLLVEQNARAALETADYGYVLETGEIIQSGPADTLIHDPKLIAAYLGGH, encoded by the coding sequence GTGACGCAGATGTTCTCGATCGAGGATGTGTCGGTCGCCTACGGCAAGGTGGAGGCCGTACGGAACGTCTCGCTGTCCGTCGCGCAGGGGCAGATCGTGACCGTGATCGGCCCCAACGGCGCCGGCAAGACCACCCTTCTGATGGCCGCCATCGGTCTGCTGAAGTCCACGGGGCGGATGGTGTTTCAAGGCGCCGATCTGGCGCGGATCGATGTCGAGGGCCGCGTCGAGCGCGGCCTCTGCCTCGTGCCCGAGAAGCGCGAGCTGTTTGCCGACATGTCGGTGGCCGACAATCTGCTGCTCGGCACCTATAGCCTGCGCGACCGCTCCACGACACGCAAAAGCCTCGACGACGTGTTCGACCGCTTCCCGCGCCTGAAGGAGCGCAGCAAGCAGGCCGCCGGTACATTATCGGGCGGCGAGCGGCAGATGCTGGCGCTCGGCCGCGCGCTGATGGCGAAACCGAAGCTCCTCGTGCTCGATGAACCCAGTCTTGGCCTCGCGCCGCTCATCGTCCGCGAAATCTTCCGCACCATCGCCTCGCTGCGGAGCCTCGGCGTGTCGGTGCTTCTCGTCGAGCAGAACGCGCGCGCCGCGCTCGAGACCGCGGATTACGGCTACGTGCTGGAAACCGGCGAGATCATCCAGTCCGGTCCGGCGGACACGCTGATCCACGACCCGAAACTGATCGCGGCGTATCTCGGCGGCCACTGA
- a CDS encoding acyl-CoA dehydrogenase family protein → MTPVSQLRGPSREHLAWPFFDSRHSEYAAVLDAFAAGLGDTHGGDVDGTCRSLVRSLGAAGLLEASVAGDQPGAVIDSRLICIARETLAWHSGLADFAFAMQGLGTGAVAIAGSPELRAMVLPKARRGDWVAAFALSEKEAGSDVAAMACSARREGDHYILDGEKTWISNGGIADVYTLFARTGEAPGARGISAFVVLPDDPGFSIADRIDVMAPHPLATLRFEGCRIPAARLLGSPGEGFKIAMRTLDIFRASVAAAALGFARRALDEAVAHALSRRMFGGVLGDQQLTQAALGDMAAGVDASALLTYRAAWRRDVQKASTTREAAMAKMVATETAQEVIDRAVQMFGGRGVRSGEMVEQLYREIRALRIYEGATEVQKLIIGRDVLKVA, encoded by the coding sequence ATGACCCCGGTTTCGCAATTGCGCGGGCCGTCTCGCGAACATCTCGCGTGGCCGTTCTTTGATTCCCGCCATAGCGAATATGCGGCCGTACTCGATGCATTTGCCGCCGGTCTTGGCGATACACATGGCGGTGACGTCGATGGGACCTGCCGTTCGCTGGTTCGCAGCCTTGGTGCGGCGGGGTTGCTGGAGGCGTCGGTCGCGGGTGATCAGCCCGGTGCGGTGATCGATTCCCGGCTAATCTGCATAGCCCGCGAGACGCTGGCCTGGCACAGCGGGCTCGCCGATTTTGCCTTTGCGATGCAGGGCCTTGGTACCGGCGCGGTGGCGATTGCCGGCTCGCCCGAATTGCGCGCCATGGTGCTGCCGAAGGCGCGGCGCGGCGACTGGGTTGCGGCCTTTGCCCTGTCGGAGAAGGAAGCCGGTTCCGACGTTGCCGCCATGGCCTGCAGCGCCCGGCGCGAGGGCGATCATTATATTCTGGATGGCGAGAAGACCTGGATTTCCAACGGCGGCATCGCCGACGTCTATACGCTGTTTGCTCGAACCGGCGAGGCGCCGGGTGCGCGCGGCATTTCGGCCTTCGTGGTGCTTCCGGACGATCCCGGATTCTCGATTGCCGACCGCATCGATGTGATGGCGCCGCACCCGCTGGCGACGCTGCGATTCGAGGGGTGCCGGATTCCGGCCGCGCGGCTGTTGGGCTCGCCGGGCGAAGGCTTCAAGATCGCGATGCGTACCCTCGATATCTTCCGCGCCTCGGTCGCAGCAGCAGCACTTGGTTTTGCCCGCCGCGCGCTCGACGAGGCGGTGGCGCATGCGCTGTCACGGCGGATGTTCGGCGGCGTGCTGGGCGACCAGCAACTGACGCAGGCAGCGCTCGGCGACATGGCCGCGGGCGTCGATGCCAGCGCGCTGCTCACCTATCGCGCGGCCTGGCGGCGCGACGTGCAGAAAGCTTCCACGACGCGCGAAGCCGCGATGGCGAAGATGGTCGCGACCGAAACCGCGCAAGAGGTGATCGACCGCGCTGTGCAGATGTTCGGCGGCCGCGGCGTGCGCTCCGGCGAGATGGTCGAGCAGCTCTACCGCGAGATACGCGCGTTGCGCATCTATGAAGGCGCGACCGAAGTCCAGAAACTCATTATCGGACGCGACGTCCTGAAGGTGGCCTAG
- a CDS encoding flavin reductase family protein, with protein sequence METLEAQNRYKILTATVTPRPIAWVTTLSASGVINAAPFSFFNVMGHEPPTVAIGLLAGSERFKDTAANILDTGEFVVNLVAESNAEAMNITCIDAPPEIDELELAGLTPAASQAVRPPRIAESPVSFECRVLTSLVTGPRQTAVIGRVVRAHVDDAVILDRERCHIDTQALRPIARMHGSGWYARSTDLFQIDRPTWAAWQEKNVKAKPA encoded by the coding sequence ATGGAGACGCTGGAGGCGCAGAACCGCTACAAGATCCTGACGGCCACGGTGACGCCACGGCCGATCGCCTGGGTCACCACGCTCTCCGCGAGCGGCGTGATCAATGCCGCGCCGTTCAGCTTCTTCAATGTGATGGGGCATGAGCCGCCGACGGTCGCGATCGGGCTTCTGGCGGGTTCGGAGCGCTTCAAGGACACGGCGGCAAATATCCTCGATACCGGGGAGTTCGTCGTGAACCTCGTTGCGGAGAGCAACGCCGAGGCCATGAACATCACGTGCATCGACGCGCCGCCCGAGATCGATGAACTAGAGCTCGCCGGATTGACACCGGCCGCCTCGCAGGCGGTGCGCCCGCCGCGCATCGCGGAATCGCCGGTGTCGTTTGAATGTCGGGTGCTCACGTCGCTGGTGACGGGACCGCGGCAGACCGCCGTCATCGGCCGCGTGGTCCGGGCCCATGTCGATGATGCGGTGATCCTGGACAGGGAGCGCTGCCACATCGACACCCAGGCGCTGCGTCCGATCGCCCGCATGCACGGCAGCGGCTGGTATGCGCGCTCCACCGACCTGTTCCAGATCGATCGACCGACCTGGGCGGCGTGGCAGGAAAAGAACGTCAAGGCGAAACCTGCATAG
- a CDS encoding RidA family protein, with the protein MFEVLQPPGWAKPSGYANGVAARGKMIFVAGQIGWNEQCKFESDDLVDQIGQTLKNVADVLRAGDAGPEHVVSMTWFLLDRREYSARLKEIGVVYRDVMGRNFPAMTALQVSGLIEDRAKVEIQAIAIIPDQTN; encoded by the coding sequence ATGTTCGAAGTCTTGCAGCCGCCCGGTTGGGCCAAGCCGAGCGGTTACGCGAACGGTGTCGCCGCCCGCGGCAAGATGATTTTCGTCGCCGGCCAGATCGGCTGGAACGAACAATGCAAGTTCGAATCGGATGATCTGGTGGATCAGATCGGCCAGACCCTGAAAAACGTCGCAGACGTGTTGCGCGCCGGCGACGCCGGGCCCGAGCACGTCGTGTCGATGACCTGGTTCCTGCTCGATCGCAGGGAGTATTCGGCGCGCCTGAAGGAAATCGGCGTGGTCTATCGTGACGTGATGGGCCGGAACTTTCCGGCCATGACGGCGCTGCAGGTATCGGGGCTGATCGAGGATCGCGCCAAGGTCGAAATCCAGGCGATTGCGATAATACCGGACCAGACGAACTGA
- a CDS encoding branched-chain amino acid ABC transporter ATP-binding protein/permease produces the protein MTPQQIRLIIAVAIACLVAAPFVLNPFSITLLNYIGIYSLAAIGLALLTGVGGIVSFGQAAFVGVAAYSTAWVTAVNGYSPWLGLVLAVVLTCSIAAILGFVTLRLGGHFLSLSTVAWGLAIAFLFGNIDGLGQHNGISGIPPISIGPVALVESRQIYFLIWAIVVAVLLVCYNLLDSRIGRAMRALRGGNTLVESLGISAFQIKLVTFVIAAFLGALSGWLYAHLGRFVSPGPFEAGMGIEYLMMAMVGGAGSILGGVVGAAIVTLLKNTVQDYLPLIAKGASGQLEIVAFSALFILFLQRARQGIVPFLAGFLPDLKQSRPQAATPLPRREQPAPGTLLLKVNNAQRRFGGLIAVNNVSFEVKSGEILGLIGPNGAGKTTMFNLLTGALRANSGEIAFAGRSITRDQQFHIARSGISRTFQHVKLRPRMTLLDNVLLGTYSRTRTGLFAGALRLNQAEEASARFEALRQLERVGLGDKPFELAGNLPLGNQRVLEIARALAADPTLLVLDEPAAGLRRQEKLKLAELLRSLRADHLTILLVEHDMEFVMSLVDRIVVLDFGSKLCEGEPAAIRNDARVQEAYLGGVA, from the coding sequence ATGACACCGCAGCAGATCCGCCTCATCATTGCCGTGGCGATCGCCTGCCTCGTGGCGGCGCCCTTCGTGCTCAATCCGTTCAGCATCACCTTGCTGAACTATATCGGCATCTACTCGCTGGCCGCCATCGGGCTGGCGCTGCTGACCGGCGTCGGCGGCATTGTCTCGTTCGGCCAGGCGGCCTTCGTCGGCGTCGCCGCCTACTCAACCGCCTGGGTCACCGCGGTGAACGGTTATTCTCCATGGCTCGGGCTGGTGCTGGCCGTGGTTCTTACCTGCAGCATCGCGGCAATCCTCGGTTTCGTGACGCTGCGCCTGGGTGGCCACTTCCTGTCGCTGAGCACGGTCGCCTGGGGACTGGCGATTGCATTCCTGTTCGGCAACATCGATGGTCTCGGCCAACATAACGGCATCTCCGGCATTCCGCCGATCTCGATCGGCCCGGTCGCCTTGGTCGAGAGCCGGCAGATCTATTTCCTGATCTGGGCCATCGTCGTGGCGGTTCTTCTCGTCTGCTATAACCTGCTCGACTCCCGCATCGGCCGCGCGATGCGCGCGCTTCGCGGCGGAAATACGCTGGTGGAAAGCCTCGGGATCAGCGCATTCCAGATCAAGCTTGTGACATTCGTCATCGCCGCCTTCCTCGGTGCGCTGTCCGGATGGCTCTATGCGCATCTTGGCCGGTTCGTCAGCCCCGGGCCGTTCGAGGCCGGCATGGGCATCGAATATCTGATGATGGCGATGGTCGGTGGCGCCGGCAGCATTCTGGGCGGTGTGGTTGGCGCTGCGATCGTCACGCTCCTGAAGAACACCGTGCAGGATTATCTGCCGCTGATCGCAAAGGGCGCCTCCGGCCAACTCGAGATCGTGGCCTTCTCGGCGCTGTTCATCCTGTTCCTGCAGCGCGCCCGGCAGGGCATCGTCCCGTTCCTCGCGGGTTTTCTGCCGGACCTGAAGCAGTCCCGTCCGCAAGCGGCGACCCCATTGCCGCGCCGCGAGCAGCCGGCACCGGGCACGCTCCTTCTCAAGGTCAACAACGCCCAGCGGCGATTTGGCGGCCTCATCGCCGTCAACAATGTCAGCTTCGAGGTCAAGTCCGGCGAAATTCTCGGGCTGATCGGGCCGAACGGCGCCGGCAAGACCACGATGTTCAACCTGCTCACGGGGGCGCTGCGTGCCAACAGCGGCGAGATCGCGTTCGCGGGTCGCTCGATCACCCGCGACCAGCAATTCCACATCGCCCGCTCCGGAATCTCCCGCACCTTCCAGCACGTCAAGCTGCGGCCGCGCATGACACTGCTCGACAACGTGCTGCTCGGCACCTATTCACGCACTAGGACCGGCCTCTTCGCCGGCGCCTTGCGCCTGAACCAGGCGGAAGAAGCCAGCGCACGCTTTGAGGCGCTGCGGCAGCTCGAACGGGTCGGCCTCGGCGACAAGCCATTCGAGCTTGCCGGCAACCTCCCGCTCGGCAATCAGCGCGTGCTCGAGATCGCCCGCGCGCTCGCGGCCGATCCGACGCTACTCGTGCTCGACGAGCCGGCGGCCGGCCTGCGGCGCCAGGAGAAGCTCAAGCTCGCCGAATTGCTGCGATCGCTGCGCGCCGATCACCTGACCATCCTCCTCGTCGAGCACGACATGGAGTTCGTGATGTCGCTGGTCGACCGCATCGTCGTGCTCGATTTCGGCTCGAAACTCTGCGAAGGCGAACCGGCGGCGATCCGCAACGATGCCCGCGTCCAGGAAGCCTATCTCGGAGGTGTTGCGTGA
- a CDS encoding cupin domain-containing protein, protein MATKAHENHREDVAGRANVEDTPELLAYYDQLEKLEAGALWTVANKIEPWQPKSSSVPVLWRYEDLRAHVLRSVELVSPEKAGRRVIYLNNPGRREHAAAVGWLYSGLQVMHPGEVASAHAHSASALRFIMEGEGAYTIVDGHKMTLGANDFVLTPNGTWHEHGVSSDGTPCIWQDGLDIPLVNTLEANFYVVHPDLQQSVGYPVDDMTHTWGNPGLRPAGAEWSKGYSPLLKYEWGPTYEALQSYGKATDGSSYDGVLMNYVNPATGGPVMQTIGASMQMLRPGESTRAHRHTGSFIYQVAKGSGHSIIDGKRFDWKERDIFCVPSWAWHEHVNASAGEDACLFTFNDLPVMHALGLYREEAFGDNGGRQPLVA, encoded by the coding sequence ATGGCAACGAAAGCTCATGAAAACCACCGGGAAGACGTGGCCGGACGGGCCAATGTCGAGGATACCCCTGAACTGCTCGCTTACTATGACCAGCTCGAAAAGCTGGAGGCGGGTGCGCTCTGGACGGTCGCGAACAAAATCGAGCCCTGGCAGCCTAAATCGTCCTCCGTTCCGGTGTTGTGGCGCTATGAGGACCTCCGCGCGCATGTGCTGCGCTCCGTTGAGCTGGTGTCGCCGGAGAAGGCCGGGCGCCGCGTCATCTATCTGAACAACCCCGGCCGGCGCGAGCACGCCGCCGCGGTCGGCTGGCTCTATTCCGGCCTGCAGGTCATGCATCCGGGCGAGGTCGCCTCCGCCCACGCCCATTCGGCTTCCGCTCTTCGCTTCATCATGGAAGGCGAGGGCGCCTATACCATCGTCGACGGCCACAAGATGACGCTCGGCGCCAACGATTTCGTGCTGACGCCGAACGGCACCTGGCACGAGCACGGCGTCTCCAGCGACGGCACGCCCTGCATTTGGCAGGACGGCCTCGACATTCCCCTGGTCAACACGCTCGAAGCCAATTTCTACGTGGTTCATCCCGATCTGCAGCAGAGCGTCGGCTATCCCGTCGACGACATGACGCACACATGGGGCAATCCCGGCCTGCGTCCGGCGGGCGCCGAATGGTCCAAGGGATATTCGCCGCTGCTGAAATATGAATGGGGACCGACCTACGAGGCGCTGCAGAGCTACGGCAAGGCCACCGACGGCTCGTCGTATGACGGCGTTCTCATGAACTATGTGAATCCGGCGACCGGCGGGCCGGTGATGCAGACGATCGGCGCATCGATGCAGATGCTGCGGCCGGGCGAGAGCACGCGCGCGCATCGCCATACCGGTAGCTTCATCTATCAGGTCGCCAAGGGAAGCGGCCATTCGATCATCGACGGCAAGCGTTTCGATTGGAAGGAGCGCGATATCTTCTGCGTCCCGTCCTGGGCCTGGCATGAGCATGTCAACGCCTCCGCCGGCGAGGACGCCTGCCTCTTCACCTTCAACGATCTGCCGGTCATGCACGCGCTCGGGCTCTACCGCGAGGAAGCCTTTGGCGACAATGGCGGCCGCCAGCCCCTCGTAGCCTAG
- a CDS encoding fumarylacetoacetate hydrolase family protein, producing the protein MRLVTYRSTVEAAARLGAVVDDLVVDVEKAGQHAGACLPSSMLDFIDLGPPALAALKKILNDGRDYWPVGAALPLANVRLLAPIPRPRKNIFGIGLNYVEHVAESSRALDTAKDLPKQPIIFSKPPTSVIGPDEAIHHNKAITQQLDWEVELAVVMGRTARRVSEAEALGFVFGYSVMIDVSARDNRRAGQWIYSKGQDTYAPFGPCIVTADEITDPHALDLWLTVNGVEKQRSNTRNMLFKVPLLIADISAAMTLEPGDIIATGTPEGVGAGRSPQEWLWPGDVVEAEVTGIGRLRHPVVAI; encoded by the coding sequence GTGCGTCTCGTTACCTATCGCAGCACCGTCGAGGCTGCCGCCCGTCTTGGCGCGGTTGTCGACGACCTCGTCGTGGACGTCGAGAAGGCTGGCCAGCATGCCGGGGCTTGCCTCCCGTCATCGATGCTCGACTTCATCGATCTCGGGCCGCCGGCGTTGGCAGCGCTCAAGAAGATATTGAACGACGGCAGGGACTATTGGCCGGTAGGCGCTGCATTGCCGCTGGCGAATGTCAGGCTGCTGGCGCCGATACCGCGTCCGCGCAAGAACATCTTTGGCATCGGCCTCAATTATGTCGAGCACGTCGCGGAATCGTCCCGCGCCCTCGATACGGCAAAGGATCTGCCGAAGCAGCCCATCATCTTCTCGAAGCCGCCGACCAGCGTGATCGGGCCGGACGAAGCCATCCATCACAACAAGGCGATCACGCAGCAACTCGACTGGGAAGTCGAGCTTGCCGTCGTGATGGGACGAACCGCGCGCCGCGTGTCTGAGGCGGAAGCGCTCGGCTTCGTGTTCGGCTACAGCGTGATGATCGATGTCAGCGCCCGCGACAATCGCCGCGCCGGCCAATGGATCTACTCCAAGGGGCAGGACACCTACGCGCCGTTCGGGCCGTGCATCGTTACCGCGGATGAAATCACCGATCCGCACGCGCTCGATCTCTGGCTGACGGTGAACGGCGTCGAGAAGCAGCGCTCCAACACGCGCAATATGCTGTTCAAGGTGCCGCTCCTGATCGCGGATATTTCGGCGGCGATGACGCTGGAACCGGGAGACATCATCGCGACCGGCACGCCCGAGGGCGTTGGCGCCGGGCGCTCTCCGCAGGAATGGCTATGGCCGGGCGACGTGGTGGAAGCCGAAGTGACGGGCATCGGCCGGCTGCGCCACCCGGTGGTGGCGATCTGA
- a CDS encoding NAD/NADP-dependent octopine/nopaline dehydrogenase family protein has translation MKIAVLGGGNGSFAAAGDFALAGHEVRLWRRNPGDVEAHRAQGGTITVIDRSGRRDIRLATITSSIAEAVDAADLILCPAPAFAQPAIAELAAPHLRDGQVVFLPPGTFGSYIFARAARDAGNRAEVATAETGTLPWLARKQGPYAVRISGRGARLPTGVFPLRLAPHALGVIERAFPNAIEPCGDALSGALMNAGPIIHPPLITMNAGPIEHFEKWDIHKEGTQPAIRRVTDALDAERIAIREALGYGGPHFPLADHYSKDGEPWMYARDAHDQLTDSGDWSERLILVEHRYMLEDVRLGLSFLASIAGLAGVQTPLVKAFLAIGAAITSEDFAVTGRTLSSLGLGDLDRTALQTLLNEGFR, from the coding sequence TTGAAGATTGCAGTGTTGGGTGGAGGCAACGGTTCGTTCGCGGCCGCTGGCGATTTTGCCTTGGCCGGTCACGAAGTCCGGCTGTGGCGGCGAAATCCTGGAGATGTCGAAGCGCATCGCGCGCAGGGCGGCACGATAACGGTCATCGACCGGTCGGGGCGACGTGATATCAGGCTTGCGACAATCACGTCGTCGATCGCGGAAGCCGTCGACGCGGCCGATCTCATCCTGTGTCCGGCGCCAGCCTTCGCGCAGCCGGCAATCGCGGAACTGGCGGCGCCGCATTTGCGCGACGGCCAGGTGGTGTTTCTGCCGCCCGGCACGTTCGGCTCCTACATCTTTGCCCGCGCGGCAAGAGACGCGGGCAACCGCGCGGAGGTCGCGACCGCGGAGACCGGAACGCTGCCGTGGCTGGCGCGCAAGCAGGGGCCTTATGCGGTCCGCATCTCGGGGAGGGGCGCGCGGTTGCCGACTGGCGTGTTTCCATTGCGCCTCGCACCGCACGCGCTGGGCGTGATCGAGCGCGCGTTTCCGAACGCCATCGAGCCCTGCGGCGATGCGCTCTCGGGCGCGCTGATGAATGCCGGCCCGATCATTCATCCGCCGCTGATCACCATGAACGCCGGCCCGATCGAGCATTTCGAGAAATGGGACATTCACAAGGAAGGAACACAGCCGGCGATACGCCGCGTCACGGACGCGCTTGATGCCGAACGCATCGCCATCCGCGAGGCGCTTGGCTACGGAGGACCGCATTTTCCTCTGGCCGACCATTATTCGAAGGACGGCGAACCCTGGATGTATGCACGCGACGCGCACGATCAGCTTACGGATTCCGGCGATTGGTCCGAACGCCTCATCCTCGTCGAGCACCGCTACATGCTGGAGGATGTGCGTCTCGGCCTGTCCTTCCTCGCATCGATAGCGGGCCTCGCGGGCGTGCAAACGCCGCTCGTCAAGGCGTTCCTGGCGATCGGCGCCGCCATCACCAGCGAGGATTTCGCGGTGACAGGCCGGACTTTGTCTTCGCTCGGCCTCGGTGATCTCGACCGGACTGCATTGCAGACTCTTCTGAATGAGGGTTTTCGATGA